TTCGGTCATTACGAGCGACGTGCCGGCCGACTCGCTGGGAATCGGGAGAAGCCGACAGGTCAACATCAAGGGGTGGCGGAAGCAGCAGAAACCGCACAGCGACGAAAGGAAGGCGTGAACGATCATGAATTCGGAGAACAGACCGGCGGTACTTCTTTCAGGGACAGCTCACGAGGAGTTTTCTCAGAAAGTGAGTCAGGAACTGGGCATTGATCTGACGAAAGTTCATCACTATCGGTTTGCTGACGGCGAAGTGGGCCTTTCCATCGACGAGAGCGTTCGGGGCGACGATGTGTACGTCATTCAGCCCACCTGCGCGCCGGTGAACGACAACCTGATGGAGCTGCTGGTCATGGTTGACGCCCTGCGCCGCGCCTCGGCGGCCCGAATCAATCTGGTCATGCCGTATTTCGGCTACGCCCGTCAGGACCGGAAGGCCAAGGGCAGAGAGCCGATCTCGGCGAAGCTGGTCGCTAACCTGATCGAGCACGCCGGAGCTCACCGCGTGCTGGCGGCTGACCTGCACGCTGGCCAGATTCAGGGCTTTTTCGATATTCCGGTCGATCATCTGCTGGGCGTTCCGCTTCTCGCCTCATGGTTCAAGCGCAACGTGGTCAAGGACGCGTCCCCGGATAGCATTGTGGTGGTCTCACCCGACGCTGGCGTCGTCGTCCGCGCCAGAAAAATGGCCACGCTGCTGGGCGCTGATATCGCCATTGTGGACAAGCGGCGGGACCACGGCAAGCAGAACGTCAGCGAGGTCATGGAGATGATTGGCGCCGACGTGAAGGGAAGAACCTGCATCATCATCGACGACATGATCGACACCGCCGGAACCATCGTCAACGCGGCGCGGGCGCTGCGCGACAAGGGCGCCGAAAAGGTCTTCTGTTCGGCGACTCACGGCCTGTTCTCCGGCCCGGCGATTGAGCGTCTGAAGGATCCTGCCGTTACCGGAGTGGTAGTAACTGATACTGTCCCGTTGCCAGAGAACAAAAAATTGGATAAAATGACCCAAGTGTCAATGGCACCACTTTTTGCGGAAGCCATTCGTCGCATTCACTGTGAGTCGTCGGTGAGCAGCCTGTTTAATTAGCCCTCCCCAGCAACTCCAGAGAAAATTAGAGGAGGAATAGAAATGTCCGAAAACGTGAAAATCATCCTTGAGGCTCGGAACGAGACTGGCAAGGAAGTCTGCGGCCGTCTGCGCCGTCAGGGCTGCCTGCCGGTTGTGGTGTATGGCCCCGGCATGAAGGAACCGCTGCTTGCCAAGACGGACGCCAAGGCGGCTGAAGCGTATCTGGTCGGCGACTTCAAGAGCTGCCAGTATGACGTGACCCTGCCCTGCGGGACAGTGAAGACCTGCTCGATCAAGTCCGCTGCCAAGAACCACGGCACCGACCAGCTGCTTCACATCGACTTCTACTGCGCCGAGTAACGCCGTGCGGCTGATTGTCGGTCTCGGCAACCCCGGGATCGAGTACGCCCAGACGAGGCACAACGCCGGCTGGATGCTTTTAGATCGGCTGGTGGACCGGCTGAACGCCGGCGGTGGACAGGGGAAGTTCTCCGGGCAGCTCTGGGGACCTCTAAGCGTCGGCTCTGAGCGTCTTCTTCTGCTCAAGCCGCTCACCTACATGAACGCCAGCGGTCAGGCGGTGGGGGAAGTCGCTCGGTACTGGAACATCGCCCCGTCTGATATCCTCGTCTTGAGCGATGAAATTAACTTGGCTCCCGGCCGTCTT
This is a stretch of genomic DNA from Jonquetella anthropi DSM 22815. It encodes these proteins:
- a CDS encoding ribose-phosphate diphosphokinase, which codes for MNSENRPAVLLSGTAHEEFSQKVSQELGIDLTKVHHYRFADGEVGLSIDESVRGDDVYVIQPTCAPVNDNLMELLVMVDALRRASAARINLVMPYFGYARQDRKAKGREPISAKLVANLIEHAGAHRVLAADLHAGQIQGFFDIPVDHLLGVPLLASWFKRNVVKDASPDSIVVVSPDAGVVVRARKMATLLGADIAIVDKRRDHGKQNVSEVMEMIGADVKGRTCIIIDDMIDTAGTIVNAARALRDKGAEKVFCSATHGLFSGPAIERLKDPAVTGVVVTDTVPLPENKKLDKMTQVSMAPLFAEAIRRIHCESSVSSLFN
- a CDS encoding 50S ribosomal protein L25, producing the protein MSENVKIILEARNETGKEVCGRLRRQGCLPVVVYGPGMKEPLLAKTDAKAAEAYLVGDFKSCQYDVTLPCGTVKTCSIKSAAKNHGTDQLLHIDFYCAE
- the pth gene encoding aminoacyl-tRNA hydrolase — protein: MRLIVGLGNPGIEYAQTRHNAGWMLLDRLVDRLNAGGGQGKFSGQLWGPLSVGSERLLLLKPLTYMNASGQAVGEVARYWNIAPSDILVLSDEINLAPGRLRFRTSGSAGGHNGLKSVIAHLGTAEFGRLRIGVGGKPQGSDLADHVLGRMSPTDRELEERALQAAEEFCLLWLTETPSELMNQVNGFRCDNEDGQVRA